From a single Methanofollis sp. W23 genomic region:
- a CDS encoding arginine decarboxylase, pyruvoyl-dependent: protein MTRTFVPKRVFFTCGVGRDSEYLGSFEMALRAAKIECYNLVTVSSILPPKCQIISRREGLADLEPGSVVFTVMSRIASNEPHRRISASVGVAIPEDMEHQWGYFAEHHAFGDTKEKTGDYAERLAYRMYNSITDKTPEETLNITESAVVDEEGSWTTVLAATVFLME from the coding sequence TTGACCAGAACATTTGTGCCGAAACGGGTATTTTTCACCTGCGGCGTGGGGCGGGACTCCGAATATCTCGGGTCCTTTGAGATGGCGTTGCGAGCAGCGAAGATCGAGTGCTACAATCTGGTAACGGTGAGTTCAATCCTGCCGCCCAAGTGCCAGATCATCTCGCGCCGTGAAGGGCTCGCCGACCTTGAACCAGGAAGCGTGGTCTTCACCGTCATGTCACGGATCGCCTCCAACGAACCACACCGGAGGATCTCGGCCTCTGTCGGCGTGGCAATCCCTGAAGACATGGAACACCAGTGGGGATATTTCGCCGAGCACCACGCCTTCGGCGACACCAAGGAAAAGACCGGCGACTATGCCGAGCGCCTTGCCTACAGAATGTATAACAGCATCACCGACAAGACCCCGGAAGAAACCCTGAACATTACCGAGAGTGCCGTCGTCGATGAAGAAGGCTCCTGGACTACGGTACTCGCAGCCACCGTCTTTCTCATGGAGTAG
- the proS gene encoding proline--tRNA ligase, whose protein sequence is MEEESGSLPPKSDFSAWYNDVLWRAEIMDVRYPVKGLYVWYPFGFGLRRQTYAILRDLLDGTGHEETLFPLLIPKTEFMKEAEHIKGFEDEVYWVTHGGLSELEVPLALRPTSETSIYPMFALWIRSHADLPLKVYQIVNTFRYETKHTRPLIRLREITSFKEAHTAHATWDEAAAQVETALSLYTRFYDDLCIPITISRRPDWDKFPGADYTMAVDALMPDGRTLQVGTVHHLGDHFSKTFEITYEDAEGQQQYVYQTCYGISERCVAATIGVHGDDKGLVLPPKVAPVQVVVIPIIMKKRAEEVLAAAEALKAELEDSGLRVRIDTRDMRPGAKYYHWEMHGVPMRVEVGPRDLDAGTVVAATRDGEKMSVQRDEVVTAVPEILGAYAARLRTQAEEFLTSHITEAGSVEEAVEAVKTGIAVVHWCGDEACAEELEKATNGSVLGTEIRSPHIKKTEGSCAVCGKKGTSTVIARTY, encoded by the coding sequence ATGGAAGAAGAGAGCGGTTCACTCCCACCAAAATCTGACTTTTCGGCATGGTATAATGACGTGCTCTGGCGGGCGGAGATCATGGACGTCCGCTACCCGGTCAAGGGGCTGTATGTCTGGTACCCCTTCGGGTTCGGGCTGCGGCGGCAGACCTATGCCATCCTCCGCGACCTCCTCGACGGCACCGGGCATGAGGAGACGCTCTTTCCGCTTCTCATTCCGAAGACCGAGTTCATGAAGGAGGCCGAGCACATCAAGGGGTTCGAGGACGAGGTCTACTGGGTCACCCATGGCGGGCTCTCCGAACTCGAGGTCCCCCTGGCCCTGCGGCCGACGAGCGAGACCTCCATCTACCCGATGTTCGCCCTCTGGATCAGGTCGCATGCCGATCTCCCGCTGAAGGTCTACCAGATCGTCAACACCTTCAGGTACGAGACGAAGCATACACGGCCGCTCATCCGTCTGCGGGAGATCACCTCGTTCAAGGAGGCCCACACCGCCCATGCCACCTGGGACGAGGCGGCGGCGCAGGTGGAGACGGCGCTCTCCCTGTACACCAGGTTCTACGACGACCTCTGCATCCCGATCACGATCTCGCGCCGGCCAGACTGGGACAAGTTCCCTGGCGCCGACTACACGATGGCCGTCGATGCCCTGATGCCAGACGGCCGGACGCTCCAGGTCGGGACGGTCCACCATCTCGGCGACCACTTCTCAAAGACCTTCGAGATCACCTACGAGGACGCCGAGGGGCAGCAGCAGTATGTCTACCAGACGTGCTACGGGATCTCTGAGCGGTGCGTTGCGGCGACGATCGGGGTCCATGGCGACGACAAGGGCCTGGTCCTCCCGCCGAAGGTGGCCCCGGTCCAGGTGGTCGTCATCCCGATCATCATGAAGAAGCGTGCCGAAGAGGTGCTGGCGGCGGCCGAAGCGCTGAAGGCCGAGCTCGAAGACTCCGGTCTCAGGGTGCGGATCGATACCAGGGATATGCGTCCTGGGGCGAAGTACTATCACTGGGAGATGCACGGCGTGCCCATGCGGGTCGAGGTCGGGCCGCGTGACCTGGACGCCGGGACGGTCGTCGCCGCGACGAGAGACGGCGAGAAGATGTCGGTGCAGAGGGACGAGGTCGTCACGGCGGTCCCTGAGATCCTGGGCGCCTATGCGGCCCGTCTCCGCACGCAGGCCGAGGAGTTCCTCACCTCCCATATCACCGAGGCCGGGAGTGTCGAGGAGGCGGTCGAGGCGGTCAAGACCGGGATCGCGGTCGTCCACTGGTGTGGCGACGAGGCGTGCGCCGAAGAACTGGAAAAGGCGACCAACGGGAGCGTCCTCGGTACCGAGATCCGCAGCCCGCATATTAAAAAGACTGAGGGTTCGTGTGCGGTCTGCGGCAAGAAGGGGACTTCGACCGTCATCGCACGGACGTACTGA
- a CDS encoding stage II sporulation protein M: MSEARHIFLLSLAVTLLIFFGGGGAGYYLAASGDPAAQTLMETVTEGVFSQVADDSSLILAAKIFLNNLQACVILFLGGATFGLLTIFILLTNGLVIGIFVNEIKDVIGPLGLAAGLAPHGIFELPAIFISGALGLALARALVAELVGQGDAVAEASRMGGQFLRIVVPLLVVAAVIEGFITPALLQIVI; the protein is encoded by the coding sequence ATGTCTGAGGCCAGGCACATCTTTCTCCTCTCCCTTGCCGTCACCCTCCTCATCTTTTTCGGGGGTGGCGGGGCCGGGTATTATCTTGCGGCCTCGGGCGATCCCGCCGCCCAGACCCTGATGGAGACAGTGACCGAGGGGGTCTTCAGCCAGGTCGCCGACGATTCATCTCTCATACTCGCCGCAAAGATCTTTCTCAACAACCTCCAGGCCTGCGTGATCCTTTTCCTGGGCGGGGCGACCTTTGGGCTGCTCACGATCTTTATCCTTCTCACCAACGGCCTGGTCATCGGCATCTTCGTCAACGAGATCAAAGATGTCATCGGGCCGCTCGGCCTGGCCGCAGGGCTTGCTCCTCACGGGATCTTCGAGCTCCCTGCGATCTTTATCTCGGGCGCCCTCGGACTTGCCCTGGCCAGGGCGCTGGTGGCAGAACTGGTGGGTCAGGGTGACGCCGTGGCCGAGGCCAGCAGGATGGGGGGGCAATTTCTCCGTATTGTCGTCCCTCTTCTCGTCGTGGCGGCCGTTATAGAGGGATTTATTACGCCCGCGCTCCTACAGATAGTGATTTGA
- a CDS encoding DUF63 family protein has translation MIRDFIYKYYIDPIRYGQAYTVVDTLTYAIILIIAVYLVYRGLQRFGITVDRKFVLSTIPFVVLGGLLRVVEDTGMITSDARFLLITPLIFFVIFFITVGALFLSRLLELKGVVADYTRPYAWTGTALSVASFFLLIYWGATHTQIDLVVLTVIPLMAVASTAAIWGALRYLAGWEYVSEPLYTLLIFGHMLDASATSFGIDLHPLHYVEQHVVGSSLIELTGTAFSMFLLKLAVIVPAIYVLELYRKEGSPAFWHLVLLAMIIVGMAPGIRDLMRMVLYV, from the coding sequence ATGATTAGGGACTTCATCTACAAATATTACATCGATCCGATCAGATACGGCCAGGCGTACACGGTCGTCGATACGCTGACCTATGCGATCATCCTGATCATCGCGGTCTATCTTGTCTACCGGGGGCTCCAGCGGTTCGGGATCACGGTGGACCGGAAGTTCGTCCTCTCCACCATCCCATTCGTCGTGCTCGGCGGACTCCTGCGGGTGGTCGAGGACACCGGGATGATCACCTCTGACGCCAGGTTTCTGCTGATCACCCCGCTCATATTCTTCGTGATCTTCTTTATCACGGTCGGGGCCCTCTTTCTCTCCCGTCTCCTTGAGCTCAAAGGCGTGGTCGCCGACTACACCCGGCCCTATGCCTGGACCGGGACCGCGCTCTCGGTGGCATCGTTCTTCCTCCTGATCTACTGGGGGGCGACGCACACCCAGATCGACCTCGTCGTCCTCACGGTCATCCCGCTGATGGCGGTGGCCTCGACGGCCGCGATCTGGGGCGCCCTGCGGTATCTTGCCGGATGGGAATATGTCTCCGAACCCCTGTACACCCTCCTTATCTTCGGGCATATGCTCGATGCGAGTGCCACGAGTTTCGGGATCGACCTCCATCCCCTCCACTATGTGGAGCAGCATGTCGTCGGGTCCTCTCTCATCGAGTTGACCGGGACGGCCTTCTCGATGTTCCTCCTGAAACTGGCGGTGATCGTCCCGGCGATCTACGTCCTTGAACTCTATCGCAAAGAGGGGAGCCCGGCCTTCTGGCACCTGGTCCTGCTTGCGATGATCATCGTCGGGATGGCGCCGGGGATCAGGGACCTGATGCGGATGGTGCTCTATGTCTGA
- a CDS encoding NAD(P)-dependent glycerol-1-phosphate dehydrogenase, which yields MGGEDIKVLREKVFDKSKWMQLPRDVLIGHNVLDELPSVCQDLGLGRDVLLITGERTQEIAGNRIAALLEDRCEVTTFLVRTGSLDEIAEAEKCGAGADFVIGAGGGRVIDTAKIVSYNLDRQFISVPTAGAHDGIASARASVPTAEGSVSLDAHPPIAVVADTAIIAAAPPRLLAAGCADIISNYTAILDWELAHRLRGDAVSEYAMALSKMTAEIVVKNTGVIGARTEESAWIVMKALVSSGVAMSIAGSSRPASGGEHKFSHALDRLAPGRALHGEQCGVGAIMTMYLHGGDWRWIRDSLKRLGAPTTPAELGIDDETAVEALLAARSIRPERFTILDMGLSRESAGRLVRMLYEEE from the coding sequence ATGGGCGGAGAGGATATTAAAGTACTCAGGGAGAAGGTCTTTGACAAGTCCAAGTGGATGCAGCTCCCGCGTGACGTGCTCATCGGGCATAACGTGCTCGACGAACTTCCCTCCGTCTGCCAGGACCTGGGGCTTGGGAGAGATGTCCTGCTCATCACCGGTGAACGGACACAGGAGATCGCGGGCAACCGGATCGCCGCCCTCCTGGAAGACCGGTGCGAAGTGACCACCTTTCTCGTCCGCACCGGGTCGCTTGACGAGATCGCTGAAGCCGAGAAGTGTGGGGCCGGGGCCGACTTCGTCATCGGTGCAGGTGGCGGGCGGGTCATCGACACCGCGAAGATCGTCTCGTACAATCTTGACCGCCAGTTCATCTCGGTCCCGACGGCCGGAGCCCATGACGGGATCGCCTCGGCACGCGCCTCGGTCCCGACGGCAGAGGGGAGTGTCTCGCTCGACGCTCACCCACCGATCGCCGTCGTCGCCGACACCGCGATCATCGCCGCCGCCCCGCCGCGCCTCCTGGCCGCGGGGTGTGCCGACATCATCTCCAATTATACCGCGATCCTGGACTGGGAACTTGCCCACCGTCTCAGGGGCGATGCGGTCTCGGAGTACGCGATGGCTCTCTCGAAGATGACGGCCGAGATCGTCGTGAAGAACACCGGGGTGATCGGTGCCAGGACTGAGGAGAGTGCATGGATCGTGATGAAGGCCCTGGTCTCGTCAGGGGTGGCGATGTCCATCGCCGGGTCGTCGAGGCCGGCAAGCGGGGGCGAGCACAAGTTCTCCCATGCCCTCGACCGTCTCGCTCCTGGACGGGCGCTCCATGGGGAGCAGTGTGGGGTCGGGGCGATCATGACCATGTACCTGCACGGCGGGGACTGGCGGTGGATCAGGGACTCGTTGAAGAGGCTCGGGGCCCCGACGACCCCGGCGGAACTCGGGATCGACGATGAGACTGCGGTCGAGGCTCTCCTGGCGGCGAGGTCCATCAGGCCTGAGCGGTTCACGATCCTGGACATGGGGCTCTCGAGGGAGAGTGCCGGGCGACTTGTCAGGATGCTCTATGAGGAGGAGTGA
- a CDS encoding UPF0179 family protein yields MAKPKAKVTLIGTCLAEIGLEFIYEGEATECRNCKIWKVCHNLQPGKKYQVVAVRPNTRQDCAVHKDGICAVEVIEAPVTALVPADRAILNSSLRFEPPCTRSGCRSYHLCHPDGVIEGEKYTVTKVLGSGPDICEKGHTLKLVELRPVGA; encoded by the coding sequence ATGGCCAAACCAAAAGCAAAAGTGACCCTGATCGGGACGTGTCTCGCGGAGATCGGGCTTGAGTTCATATATGAGGGCGAGGCGACCGAGTGCCGGAACTGCAAGATCTGGAAGGTCTGCCACAATCTCCAGCCAGGAAAAAAATATCAGGTGGTGGCGGTCAGGCCGAATACCAGGCAGGACTGTGCCGTCCACAAGGACGGGATCTGTGCGGTCGAGGTGATCGAGGCGCCGGTCACCGCACTCGTCCCGGCCGACCGGGCCATCCTCAACTCAAGTCTTCGCTTCGAGCCGCCCTGCACCAGGAGCGGGTGCCGGAGTTATCATCTCTGCCACCCTGACGGGGTTATTGAGGGCGAGAAGTACACTGTCACCAAGGTGCTTGGCAGCGGGCCCGACATCTGCGAGAAGGGGCATACCCTCAAGCTTGTCGAACTGCGCCCGGTCGGGGCCTGA